CCGACCGGATACGGCCACCGACGTGCGCCATATCTTTTTCTCCCTCCGAGTGGTACTATCTCGCATGACAGACGCAGGTGCTGTCGAGATGGACGCCGAGGAGCGCACCGAATTTCTCGCACACGGGGGCACGGGGGTTCTCTCGTTCGCGCGCGGCGACGAGTCGCCCTTCTCGCTCCCGGTATCGTACGGCTACGACGAGACCGAGGGCCACTTTTACTTCCGACTCGCGTTCGGGCCGGACGCCGGGAAGCGAGACGCGGTGAGCGAGGATGCGTCGATGACGTTCGTCACCTACGACGACACCGACGAGGGGTGGCGCAGCGTGGTCGCGGAGGGCGAACTGGAAGAAATTTCCGAGGAGTCGCTGGACTCGTCGGTCGGCGAGTCGATGCGACAGGTAGAGATTCTGCTGGTGGACGTGTTCGAGCGCACTCCGCGGGAGACGACGTTCCGATTCTTCCGACTCGACCCCGACGAGATAGCGGGGCGCAAGGAGGCGACCGGCGATTACTGAGTCGTCTGTCACCACGACACACGCTCGGGGAACGCTTTTGCCACCGGTCTCCGACACGTCCGACATGTTCCCGGAGCGCATCGAGACCGACCGGCTCGTCCTCGAACCGCTGACGCCCCAGAACGTGGACGTATTGGATTTCTACCCTCACGCGTCCCACCGGAATCCCCACATCGAGGAGATAACCGAGTACCTGTCGTGGGACCCTCACCAGACCCCGAAGGAGACCAGAGAGTTCCTTGACTCGCAGGCCGAAGTGTGGGACGCGGGCGAGGTCGCCAACTACGTCGTTCGACCAAAAGAGGGCGAGGACGGGGCGGGCGAAATCGCGGGCGCGGCCGGACTCCATCCCGACTGGGAGCGCCGGACCGGCATCCTTGGGACGTGGCTCCGCAAGCCGTTCTGGGGCCGTGGCTACTCGGGCGAGCGCGCCGCCGCCCTGATGGAGGTCGCCTTCGACCGACTCGACCTCGAAGTCGTCGCGGTCTCGCACCACGCGGACAACGAGAAATCGCGGCGGGCCATCGAGCGATACGTCGAGCGATTCGGCGGCCAGTGCGAAGGACTCCTCCGGAACTTCGAAACCTCGCCCGATGGGCCGGTGGACGCATACCGCTACACCGTCACGCGCGAGCAGTGGGTCGAAGCGACGAAGGAGGACTGAGGAGAACACCCGACCATGCCCGAACGATTCGACGTTCACGACCACCGCCACGCGCTGAAACTTCACAGGGACACCGGCCAGACCCAACTCTGGGAGAACCGGAAAGAACTGGACTGTCCGGCCTGCGAGGACCCCTTCGCCGACCTCCTGATTTCGGAGAAGCGCCAAAACAGCTTCAACGCGCCAGAGAGTCGGTTCTGCGTCGTCCGCGAGGAAGGCCGGATTCTGGTCTTCACGCACTGAGTCCGATTTTGCGGACTACTCCGCGAGTCTGTCGAGCGCGGTCCCGGCGACGACCTCCCCGCCTTTGACGACTGTCTCGGGTTCGCCGAGCGCCGAGAGGTCCGCGAGCGGGTCGTCGTCCACCACGAGGAAGTCGGCAAAGGAGTCGGCTTCGAGCGTGCCCGCGTCGTCCAGTCCGATGACTTCGGCCGCGCGGCCGGTCATCGCCACGAGCGCGTCGTGGGGGTCCATCCCGTACTCGGCCATAAAGGAGATTTCCGTGGCGTTCGCGCCGTGGTAGTTGAACGGCGTCCCCGCGTCGGTGCCGCCCGCGATGTCCACGCCCGCCTCGACCGCCGCCGAGAACGACTCGATGTGGCGCTCGTACACGTCGTTGGTCTTCTGGAGCGCCTCGTCGGTCGCGTGGTCGGCGTTGCGAACGATGCGGTAGGGGGCCGAGAGCGTCGGGACGAGAACCACGTCCTCGGCCACGAGCAGGTCGATAGTCGCCTCGTCGAGGAACGTGCCGTGTTCGATGGTGTCCACGCCCGCGCGGACGGCGGCGCGGACGCCCTCGCCGCCGTGGGCGTGGGCCGCGACGTGGACGCCACGGCGGTGGGCCTCGTCCACCAAGGCGTCCATCTCTTCTTGGGTGAACGCCGGGGAGTTCGGGTCCGTGCCGGGCGTCGTCACCCCGCCGGTCGCCATGAACTTGATGAACTGCGCGCCCCGCTTGACCTGCTCGCGGACCGCCT
This genomic stretch from Halorussus pelagicus harbors:
- a CDS encoding pyridoxamine 5'-phosphate oxidase family protein, with the translated sequence MTDAGAVEMDAEERTEFLAHGGTGVLSFARGDESPFSLPVSYGYDETEGHFYFRLAFGPDAGKRDAVSEDASMTFVTYDDTDEGWRSVVAEGELEEISEESLDSSVGESMRQVEILLVDVFERTPRETTFRFFRLDPDEIAGRKEATGDY
- a CDS encoding GNAT family N-acetyltransferase, with the translated sequence MFPERIETDRLVLEPLTPQNVDVLDFYPHASHRNPHIEEITEYLSWDPHQTPKETREFLDSQAEVWDAGEVANYVVRPKEGEDGAGEIAGAAGLHPDWERRTGILGTWLRKPFWGRGYSGERAAALMEVAFDRLDLEVVAVSHHADNEKSRRAIERYVERFGGQCEGLLRNFETSPDGPVDAYRYTVTREQWVEATKED
- a CDS encoding DUF7385 family protein, which produces MPERFDVHDHRHALKLHRDTGQTQLWENRKELDCPACEDPFADLLISEKRQNSFNAPESRFCVVREEGRILVFTH
- a CDS encoding metal-dependent hydrolase family protein, yielding MILRDARVIDGTGDVHDDAALQFDPESGRVETVGDADPTKNEPTYDLGGKTIVPGIVDAHVHFSLSGEASVDDVVSMSDAELMLTETVNARETLEAGVTSVRAMGARDLDVVLAEHVACGDVPGPRMVANCRSITITGGHGHHLGREVDGPTECRKAVREQVKRGAQFIKFMATGGVTTPGTDPNSPAFTQEEMDALVDEAHRRGVHVAAHAHGGEGVRAAVRAGVDTIEHGTFLDEATIDLLVAEDVVLVPTLSAPYRIVRNADHATDEALQKTNDVYERHIESFSAAVEAGVDIAGGTDAGTPFNYHGANATEISFMAEYGMDPHDALVAMTGRAAEVIGLDDAGTLEADSFADFLVVDDDPLADLSALGEPETVVKGGEVVAGTALDRLAE